A region from the Engraulis encrasicolus isolate BLACKSEA-1 chromosome 18, IST_EnEncr_1.0, whole genome shotgun sequence genome encodes:
- the LOC134468212 gene encoding sterile alpha motif domain-containing protein 9-like — MLATGLHTQRCPHTLVSGKGEVGVKDDTFRHTEDWKRLSIAKWTEDQVSIRKIHEQEVNGTALLELMLEDLMLLNIKLGPARVIINKREQLSKSVKTVDVQDEKMQPPFTRDITSGAGACQELEKEPQIEKEKEPPCKKMSDNENDAEKHSDRHHTEVKASCSLGPQELQSHQEGLTAAKETLSSHKDSEQATTGKMPLEEDAVSVVMPMTKKDCRPRPFEKEGINHTYIKSNVLYPETGASDLISPCHEFKSFATAAELDRTRLQAKFAREVLKFATGCMNVRSNGTIHFGVMDSKEDKGYVHGEIIGIPVLEKDVYVDALDYIENGKCFSALHSNHVRQCVRPPEFVKVIDMDTDQKRYVVEVDIVPSINIVKSMTYAVRLPNFNEKSNKIIYDKGERTIFRRAGASSKPVDDLNEFYTRVQERDALREDAENTQSPTKAEPSKDLGRKLTMLVTRGKKHIDKGEWFILVTNRFGHEDLQNIEFLLNMKLFSVFDFDPHSNVSGFCQEYLKHRTANLHFLQDYRIPSGLTMKEFESRLCLFDQTSWIFCNGRSDFKGKEANDDKTWFKTKKTQLKECVSLICKQILPKCTFTLIFLLTSPVEDPLLHTYSEFFSDMEGHEDIIFITESQDNFAKWQSFAGGSFCDGQTVARSSVVGMKMSHVNETLQRIQSGSRTAKHLPTYGRGECLLDTREEQKMFSLEILFMDHCDETKEDVIEAEKESIEQHFYHGGKVSWMNFWLAEKKHVGEVIQRDAYHEILNLLSDSLKTNTDATTTHGLNIFHHPGSGGSTVARQVLWNNRKKLRCAVVKPSYSAIAVSEHAYLLRRYDENDSLKCLPVVLLVEDCDDDFLCDLKHEFEVAVNREKTQRTLCFIVLSCRRSYGPEKMCKESPLHNVSVTHKLSDEEKRQFAGKRKTLEKQYKPEFILTFVLMSEGFDQKYVEQFVKNLLQGIDHDHIVTCIIRYVALLNTYVQNSFLSQSHCEALLTNHGMFEWHPATEKEEFRRHAFENALTEQARLVFVHLQDERTNIKSIRVIHPLVAKEILQQLLHNNKEESGLALELLSDDILFDHRFDRYDYVKFLRDLFMRRDQVNKGDEADSFFSPLIEHVRDTETVEKAIDLLKEAYRRFDKDPLFAQHLARLNYSQDKFEEAEHWAELAAKKSPNNPFILHTKGQVYRKWFYAKVAGIKKESKSINAVRITDAVGTAVKAMDCFQDCQTAAIKDAESMNNAGFFAAVEVGCRLLQLFSHSSAFSNKIEGMKYLLTDYIPEEVKEPWEHFHSKLKGLHVIIRSALEWISEDLSYFQTDPGADEEETEDPVKHPKMWLLTKSAEYGKYFGDSFPSPHSTSNIPPPTLIRMKIYQLGGGNMTSIFSILTDSKQKNKVKVLEELICLYKQKGQTDQMDLVNHIACHIALSCLSNQSQVLISLKELQDLSQKFPKDKQKCQPNALFLLTLLFWPEEHEREEDKEKKYKFVLSVVKFLTTCYHDKMKDIPLKRRRIYTHFFLGNGKGLAKIVHKSKVEITTKSLPVTEKRMRWYHGEGWKLPETAKLLRSVSGRTESHSIYLAGPQNLDFMVPAQNMASLPKSNENVTFYLGFTMRGPMAYNVTKVGEE; from the coding sequence AGGACTGGAAAAGGCTGTCCATTGCAAAATGGACAGAGGATCAAGTGAGCATTCGCAAGATCCATGAACAGGAAGTCAATGGAACAGCCCTTCTTGAATTAATGCTTGAAGATCTCATGTTATTAAATATTAAACTTGGACCAGCTCGGGTAATCATCAACAAAAGGGAGCAGCTGTCTAAATCGGTTAAGACTGTAGATGTGCAAGATGAAAAAATGCAGCCACCTTTTACCAGAGATATAACAAGTGGGGCAGGGGCATGTCAGGAACTAGAAAAAGAACCGCAaattgaaaaagaaaaggaaCCCCCATGCAAAAAAATGTCAGATAATGAAAATGATGCAGAAAAACACTCAGACCGCCATCACACTGAAGTTAAGGCATCATGCAGTCTGGGACCGCAGGAACTCCAGAGCCACCAAGAAGGACTCACAGCTGCAAAAGAGACCCTCAGCAGTCATAAAGATTCAGAGCAGGCAACGACTGGAAAGATGCCTCTTGAAGAGGATGCCGTATCTGTTGTCATGCCTATGACAAAGAAGGACTGCAGACCGAGGCCATTTGAAAAAGAAGGGATTAACCACACATATATCAAATCCAATGTCCTTTACCCAGAAACTGGCGCGTCTGATCTGATTTCACCATGTCATGAATTCAAATCATTTGCCACAGCTGCTGAATTGGACCGTACCAGACTACAGGCAAAGTTTGCGAGAGAAGTCCTCAAATTTGCAACTGGATGCATGAATGTGCGATCAAATGGCACAATTCATTTTGGAGTCATGGACAGCAAAGAGGACAAAGGCTATGTCCATGGAGAAATCATTGGAATACCAGTGCTAGAAAAAGACGTGTATGTTGATGCTCTAGATTACATCGAGAATGGGAAATGTTTCTCTGCTTTACATTCTAACCATGTAAGGCAGTGTGTCCGCCCACCTGAGTTTGTGAAAGTCATTGACATGGACACTGATCAAAAGCGGTACGTTGTGGAAGTTGACATTGTGCCCTCAATAAACATTGTGAAATCCATGACTTACGCTGTTCGTCTGCCTAACTTCAATGAGAAGTCTAACAAGATCATATATGACAAAGGTGAGCGTACCATCTTTCGTAGGGCTGGTGCATCTAGCAAGCCAGTTGATGATCTAAATGAGTTTTACACAAGGGTGCAGGAACGGGATGCTCTAAGAGAAGATGCTGAAAATACACAGAGTCCCACTAAAGCAGAACCTTCCAAAGACTTGGGAAGAAAGCTCACAATGCTTGTTACAAGAGGAAAGAAACACATTGACAAGGGGGAGTGGTTTATCCTGGTCACAAACAGATTTGGCCATGAAGATCTCCAAAACATTGAATTCTTGCTGAATATGAAGCTCTTCAGTGTATTTGACTTTGATCCTCATTCAAATGTGTCTGGGTTCTGTCAAGAATACCTGAAGCACCGTACTGCCAACTTGCACTTTTTACAAGATTACAGAATCCCAAGTGGATTGACCATGAAGGAATTTGAAAGCCGCTTGTGTTTGTTTGACCAAACCAGTTGGATCTTTTGCAATGGTCGCAGTGATTTCAAAGGAAAAGAGGCAAATGATGACAAGACATGGTTCAAAACGAAAAAGACTCAGCTAAAAGAGTGTGTGTCACTAATCTGCAAACAGATACTGCCCAAATGTACATTCACACTGatcttcctcctcacctctccagtgGAAGATCCTCTTCTACATACCTACAGTGAATTTTTCTCTGACATGGAGGGCCATGAGGACATCATCTTTATAACAGAATCTCAGGATAACTTCGCAAAATGGCAGAGCTTTGCAGGAGGTAGTTTCTGTGATGGACAAACTGTAGCCCGTTCAAGTGTTGTGGGAATGAAAATGAGTCATGTTAATGAAACTCTTCAGCGCATCCAATCTGGATCTAGAACTGCCAAACATCTGCCCACATATGGAAGAGGGGAGTGTCTTCTTGACACTCGAGAAGaacagaaaatgttttctctCGAGATTCTTTTTATGGATCACTGTGATGAAACCAAAGAAGACGTCATTGAAGCTGAGAAAGAAAGCATTGAACAGCACTTCTACCATGGAGGAAAAGTGAGCTGGATGAACTTCTGGCTGGCAGAAAAGAAGCATGTTGGGGAGGTTATTCAAAGGGATGCTTACCATGAAATCTTGAATCTCCTTAGTGACTCTCTCAAGACCAACACAGACGCTACGACCACTCATGGCCTCAATATATTTCATCACCCAGGCAGTGGTGGGAGCACTGTTGCTCGCCAGGTCTTATGGAACAACAGGAAAAAACTCAGATGTGCTGTTGTGAAGCCATCATACTCTGCCATCGCGGTTTCTGAACATGCTTATCTGCTTCGAAGGTATGACGAAAATGACAGTCTCAAATGTTTACCAGTTGTTCTGCTTGTGGAAGACTGTGACGACGACTTTTTATGTGACTTGAAACATGAGTTTGAAGTTGCTGTGAACAGAGAAAAAACTCAGAGAACATTGTGCTTTATCGTGCTGAGCTGCAGACGATCCTATGGCCCAGAAAAAATGTGTAAGGAGTCACCTCTACATAATGTGTCGGTCACCCACAAACTatcagatgaggagaagaggcagTTTGCCGGCAAAAGGAAGACACTTGAAAAGCAGTACAAACCAGAGTTCATCTTGACATTTGTACTGATGAGTGAAGGCTTTGACCAGAAGTATGTGGAACAGTTTGTAAAAAATTTGCTCCAAGGTATTGACCATGACCACATTGTCACTTGCATTATCCGCTATGTGGCACTGCTTAACACTTATGTGCAGAATTCTTTCCTTTCTCAATCCCATTGTGAGGCACTGCTAACTAATCATGGAATGTTTGAATGGCACCCGGCTACGGAAAAGGAAGAATTTCGTCGCCATGCCTTTGAGAATGCACTGACTGAGCAAGCCAGATTGGTTTTTGTACACCTACAGGATGAAAGAACAAATATCAAATCCATCAGAGTCATTCATCCCTTAGTAGCGAAGGAAATCCTTCAGCAGCTTTTGCATAATAACAAAGAGGAAAGTGGGCTGGCTCTGGAACTTCTCAGTGATGACATCTTATTTGACCACAGGTTTGATAGATATGATTATGTGAAGTTTCTGCGAGACCTTTTCATGAGGCGAGATCAAGTCAACAAAGGAGATGAGGCAGACAGCTTCTTCTCCCCCCTCATTGAGCATGTCAGAGATACCGAAACTGTGGAGAAGGCTATTGATCTTCTCAAAGAGGCATACAGGCGTTTTGACAAAGATCCCCTGTTTGCACAGCACCTAGCACGTCTGAACTACAGCCAAGACAAGTTTGAAGAAGCGGAACACTGGGCTGAACTGGCTGCCAAAAAGTCACCTAACAACCCATTCATTCTTCATACCAAAGGCCAAGTGTACAGGAAATGGTTCTATGCAAAGGTGGCAGGAATAAAAAAGGAGAGCAAAAGTATCAATGCGGTCAGAATCACAGATGCTGTTGGAACAGCTGTCAAAGCTATGGATTGCTTCCAGGACTGTCAGACAGCAGCTATTAAGGATGCTGAATCTATGAACAATGCAGGATTTTTTGCAGCAGTCGAAGTTGGATGTCGCCTTTTACAGCTTTTTTCCCACTCATCTGCATTTTCAAACAAAATAGAAGGCATGAAATATCTGCTCACTGACTACATTCCAGAGGAGGTAAAGGAACCATGGGAACATTTTCATAGCAAACTCAAGGGTTTACATGTCATCATTCGATCAGCTCTGGAGTGGATATCAGAGGACCTGAGCTACTTTCAGACAGACCCAGGTGCTGacgaagaggagacagaggaccCAGTCAAACATCCTAAAATGTGGCTGCTGACAAAGTCAGCTGAGTATGGAAAATATTTTGGTGACTCTTTTCCTAGTCCTCATTCAACTTCAAACATTCCACCTCCCACTTTGATACGCATGAAAATTTACCAACTTGGTGGTGGGAACATGACTAGCATTTTCTCCATTTTGACTGAttctaaacaaaaaaataaggtCAAAGTTCTGGAGGAACTCATTTGTCTCTACAAACAAAAGGGACAGACGGATCAAATGGATTTGGTCAACCACATAGCCTGTCACATTGCTCTGAGTTGTCTCTCAAATCAGTCACAAGTGTTGATTTCTCTGAAAGAGCTCCAAGATCTTAGTCAGAAGTTCCCCAAGGATAAGCAGAAGTGTCAGCCAAATGCTCTCTTCTTACTCACTCTCCTATTCTGGCCtgaagagcatgagagagaagaggacaaagaGAAGAAATATAAATTTGTCTTATCTGTGGTGAAATTTCTTACGACCTGCTACCATGATAAAATGAAGGACATTCCCCTAAAGAGAAGAAGAATCTACACCCATTTTTTCTTGGGGAATGGGAAGGGATTGGCAAAGATCGTTCACAAGAGCAAAGTGGAAATAACTACAAAATCTTTGCCAGTCACTGAAAAGAGAATGAGATGGTACCATGGAGAGGGATGGAAGTTGCCAGAGACTGCTAAGCTGCTGAGATCCGTTTCTGGAAGGACAGAAAGCCACAGTATCTATTTAGCAGGCCCTCAAAATCTGGACTTCATGGTCCCTGCCCAAAACATGGCGTCTTTGCCTAAAAGCAATGAAAATGTCACTTTTTACTTGGGATTCACAATGAGAGGACCCATGGCATATAATGTCACTAAAGTGGGTGAGGAGTGA